One stretch of Eretmochelys imbricata isolate rEreImb1 chromosome 1, rEreImb1.hap1, whole genome shotgun sequence DNA includes these proteins:
- the LOC144278895 gene encoding olfactory receptor 51G2-like has translation MSAVNDTKFTPAVFLLTGIPGQEDVHLWISIPLCLMYVISIVGNSVILFVIKTDPSLHEPMYIFLSMLAVTDLGISISTLPTILGIYLFNSREISFEACFAQLFFIHLLQLIESSMLLLMAFDRFIAICNPLRHASILTLQTIDNMGLVFVLRSVAVIFPLPFLLKRFRYCRANVLSHSYCLHQEVMKAACSDITVNNIYGLFVTLLTVGLDSLLIFLSYVMILKTVLSITSNAECLRALNTCVSHLCAVLMFYSAEIGLAVIHRFGKGSSPLLKTVLGYISLLVPPLINPIVYSVKSRHLRAGIIRAFIK, from the coding sequence ATGTCAGCTGTCAATGACACCAAATTCACACCTGCTGTGTTCCTTCTCACCGGGATACCTGGACAGGAAGACGTCCATCTCTGGATCTCTATCCCCTTATGCTTAATGTATGTTATTTCCATAGTAGGAAATTCAGTCATCCTGTTCGttataaaaacagatccaagcctccatgagcccatgtacattttcctttccatgttggccGTCACAGACCTTGGCATATCAATATCCACCTTGCCGACAATACTGGGCATATACTTGTTTAACTCTAGGGAGATCAGCTTCGAAGCCTGTTTTGCCCAACTGTTCTTCATCCACTTGCTTCAATTAATTGAATCCTCCATGCTCTTGCTGATGGCCTTTGACCGCTTCATCGCGATCTGTAACCCATTGAGACATGCCTCCATCTTAACCCTGCAGACAATAGACAATATGGGACTGGTGTTTGTGCTAAGAAGTGTGGCTGTAATATTCCCACTCCCATTTCTACTGAAAAGGTTCCGATACTGTCGAGCCaatgtcctctcccattcctactgCCTGCATCAAGAGGTCATGAAGGCGGCTTGTTCAGATATCACAGTGAATAACATCTATGGCTTGTTTGTTACACTCTTAACAGTGGGGTTGGACTCACTGCTCATCTTCCTTTCTTATGTGATGATCCTCAAAACAGTGCTGAGCATCACGTCCAATGCAGAGTGCCTCAGGGCCCTGAACACCTGTGTGTCCCACCTCTGCGCTGTCCTGATGTTCTATTCAGCAGAGATCGGCCTTGCTGTGATACACAGATTTGGAAAGGGCTCATCTCCCTTGCTTAAAACGGTCCTGGGCTATATCTCCCTGCTCGTCCCACCCCTGATTAATCCAATTGTGTACAGCGTGAAAAGTAGACACTTGCGTGCGGGGATAATCAGGGCATTCATCAAGTGA